The following DNA comes from Candidatus Hydrogenedentota bacterium.
ATCCTTGATCGACCCGCCCAGCCAAACGGCCAGGGGATAGGTCGCGATCGCATCATTCTGAAAGGATGCATAGTACTCGGGGCCGGACACGTTGATCGACGCGGTGATATCCGCCCCGAGAAGCGCCCGCAGCACCTCAAGCGCCGCCACGTTTTCTTGCGAACAGATGATGATGCGTCCTTCGGGGTCGAACACGCCGCCGCCCGTCTGTTGCATGAGTATTTCAAAGAATTGAAAGAGCCCCGAGACCGACAGGGCCAGCATGCGAGTTTGCCCGCCGGACGCCTCCACAATGTGTTTGCCGGCCGCGATGTAATCGTCCCAGGTCTCGATGGTTTCGGGGTCGACGCTGTACCGCGCAAACAGGTCGCGTTTGTAAAACACCGCGCAGGGACCCATGTCCCACGGGATGGCATAGACGCGGCCTTCGTGAAGACAGTTGTCCCAGAACGACGGCGAGAACTTGTCGGCGTACTGCGCTGCCTTGTCGGTCAGGTCCATGAGCGCGCCGCTGGGGGCGAACTTGGGCGCATCGACCAGTTGCAGTTGCGAGATGTCCGGCGCGCCCACGCCGGCAATGAGCGATAACAAGAACCGGGACTGCATCTGCGCGCCGGTCATGTCGATGCGGATTTCGACCTCGGGGTGCTGCCGTTCGAATTCGGGCACGAGGGCCATCAAGCTGCCTGCCGCGATGTTCCAGCTCCAGACGTCCACGGCCACGCGCGGCTCGCCGGGCCCCGTACGGGCCGGTTCCTGGAGGCAACCCGCGAGAACGAGTGGAAGGAGCAGTATCCCGCGCTTGGCGAACATGGTGTTCCGGCTACCCTGGTTCTTGTCGGGGCCTGTGCTTCCCGGAGCCCCGCCGTGACATGTGGAGGCCGGGCCCCCTTCAACGCTCGCAGTAATAGCCGATTCCCGGGCCAAAACGCAAACACCCCTGCCGTTCCGCAGGCGAACAGCGCGGACTTACGGTTTGCCGGCGCACAGCGCTTCGTAAGCCGCGTCCGGGAAGTCGGTAAACAGGCCGTCCACGTCGTACACAAAATAGTAGTGGCGCAACTCGTAATCGAACGAAGGATACTTCGAGGCCACCAGTTCCTTGAAGAATGTGTAGGGATGGACGAGGAGCCCTGCGCTATGGGCGAGGGACACGATCTCCGGGCGCTGTTCGAGCAGCGTGCGTGCCGGTCCGATGCCCTGCGCGTAGGAAGCTATTTCCGCCAACCCTTCGGCCTGGAGCAGGGGCATATCGGGATTTTTCCCTCCGATCAGGAGCACCTGCGGGAGCTTCGAGCCGAGTTCGGTGCGCATCTGTTTGAGGGATGCGGCCTCCGCACACTGCACGTAGATGCGCGCATCCGGTCCCTTGTACCCGTACCGCGTCACGATTTCCATGAACGCGGCTTCCATGGGCAATCCCTGCTCGCGGTGCCAGGCCGGCTGTTTCAATTCGGGATAGAGCCCGACACCGCGGCCTGTCGAGGCGTTCAGCGCCTGGATCAACTCGATGGCCTCGACAAACGTTGCCACGCGAAACCCGTCCAGCCGCGGCTCAAACCGGCTGGGCATTCTGGATTCCACCCGCAACTGCCGGATCTCCGCGAGGGTGAAGTCCGCTGCGTAGTACTTGCCGTTCTCGCGTTTTCTCTCGGGGAACACCTCTTCGACATTGGTGGTCGCGTCAAGTTCGATATCGTGCAGGCAGATGAACTGGCCGTCTTTCGTGAACACGAGGTCCTGTTCGATGTAATCCGAGCCCAACGCGTAGGCCATGGCGTAAGCAGCCAAAGTGTGTTCGGGGAGATACCCGCTGGCGCCGCGATGGGCGATGACGATCTTGCCCGGGCCTCGCGGGCGGGCGTTCGGATGGGCCAAGGCGTCAGTGTTCGCCGATGGCGGCGGCGTGTTCGCTGCCATGGCCTGCACGCACATGCCAAACAGCGCCAGTCCCGCCGCCAGCCGCCAGTTTCTGATACCCTGTTTGCTCATTTTACCCTCCCGGTTGAATCGCGCGTTCAATGCGGCAATACTGTGATTCGCGATGCCGCGCAGGCAAGCGCCACGGTGTTGAAACCCCTTGTTACCCATCGGAGGCGAATATGCGATTCACCAAGACGATACCACACATTCTGACGGTATTCCTGCTGGCGTTTGCCGGAAGTCTAGACGCCGCTGCCTTATCCATGGAAGGCACGGCTGCTATCGAGACATTCGACTCCGAGGGCGCGCTGGCTACGCTCGAGCCCAAGGACGCGGCTTGCCGGATTGTAGACGCTCCCGGCGGCGCGGGCAGCGCCTTGGAAGCCACATTTCAGGCCGTCAAACGGCCGGTAATCGCATTGCGCGGTCCCGAAGCCGGTTGGGACTTCGCCACCGCGGCGGGCGTGGCGATTCGTGTCGAGAACCCGGGCGATGCGCCGGTTACCATGGAGATCACGGCGTTTGGAAAGACCGCCGGCGGCAAACCGCGTACCATCGACGGAAAAGCAATCATCGGAGCCGGCCAAAGCGACTGGCTCCGCGTCTACTTCAGCAACGATGGCCGGGGTCCCTACTGGGGAATGCACGGAATCCCCGTAATTGGCCCCGTCTCGCGCACGATGCCCGGCATGGCCGCCGAGACCCGGCTTACAACCGCATCCAGTGTTACGGTGGCCGTTCGCGAGCCAGGAAAAGAGGTGCGGCTGTTGCTCGATGATTTCGTCACGTTTGAGGAAGACAGTCCCGTTGCGTTTCTCGTTCCCATGCCTTTCGTGGATAAGTTCGGGCAATACATCCAGGCCGAGTGGCCCGGGAAAATCCATAGCGAGGCCGATTTACGGGCCCGGCATGAAAAGGAGCTGGCGGCGTTGGAAGCCGCGCCTGTTGTGGCGGGTCAGGACGCGCTTGGCGGGTGGGCCGACGGACCCCAACTTGAGGCCACGGGCTGGTTCCGTACCGAGAAACGCGACGGAAAATGGTGGCTGGTGACCCCCGAGGGCCATCTGTTCCTGTCGTGGGGAGTCAATTGCATCTACCCGGGCGACATGACGTTTATAACAGGCCGCAAGAGCTGGTTCGAGTGGCTTCCCGAAAAAGACGGCCCCTTCAGCGAGTTCCTCGGAAGCCATCGCGCCTTGATGCTGGCCGATGCCATCGGCGGCGAAGGGCAGACCGTGCGCTTCTATGCCATGAACCAGAAACGCACGTTCGGCGACGCGTGGGAACAGGAATTCCGCTCGCTGGCATTCAAACGGCTCCGGGCCTGGGGGTTCAACACCATCGCAAACTGGTCGATGCGGGAAGCGCTCGAAGAGAGCACCATGCCCTTTACCGTTACCACGGGCTCGGGTGGCGGCCGCGTGCTCGAGGCAAGCTCCGGATACTGGGGAAAGATGATGGACGTGTTCGATCCCGAGTTCCCGGTCCGTGTTGACGGGAACGTGCGGCGCGATGCCGCGCCCTTTGCCGCCAACCCGCTCGTGGTAGGCTACTTTGTCGACAACGAGATGTCGTGGGTGGCCATTGCATCCTCGACCCTCAGCTGCCCACCTGAGCAGCCCGCGCGCGTGGTCTTCATCGACCGGCTTAAAGCGAAATACGAAACCGTCGAAGCGCTGAATGCCGCGTGGGGCATTGCAGCCGAATCGTGGGACGCCGTGCGTCTTCCGCAGAAGGAAACCAGCGCCAGTAAGGCCGATGCGGAAGAATTCGAGTATGCCTTCGCGCACCACTATTTCCAGACGATCGCCGAAGCCATCGACAAGTACGCCCCTAACCAGCTTTACCTGGGTTGCCGGTTCACGCCGGTGTATTGTCCGAAACCCGTGTTGCAGGCGTGTGCTGACGTGGTGGATGTCGTGAGCATCAACTTCTACCTTCCCCAGGTGCCGCCGGCTATCTTGAGCGACATCGATAAACCTGTTGTGATCGGCGAGTTCCATTTCGGCGCTCTCGACCGGGGCATGTTTCACACGGGCCTCTGCGCCGCGGCTAACCAGGACGAACGCGGCAAACTCTATGGCCAATACGTGAGAAGTGTCGCCGAGCATCCCAATTTCGTGGGATGCCATTGGTTCAAGTACACCGACCAGCCGCTTACAGGAAGATCCCTCGACGGCGAAAACTACAGTATCGGACTCGTCACCGGCGTGGACGTGCCCCACGAGACCTTCCTCAAGTACGTCAAAGATGCTCACACCGGAATCTACGCCCACAGACAAAACCATTAACCGGGATACATCGCCGCTTCGAAGTCTGTAACCGGTGCGGTTTGGCGCCTGCTGTTCGGAATTCGGACACCTGAATTGTCTGAAATCTAGACATATCCTGGGAAATCACGATGCAATGGCAAGAGGGACCTGCTTTGTGATGTTTTTGCAACACCACTCGTGATAATGGTTTGCGAGACAATACATGGGATACGGCAGAAACTGGAACGGGATATGCTCCCTTGTCCGATGGGCGCATTCTAAAGGGTAAGAGTGACCCGTAGGGCAGAGTCAGTCAGGTAAGAATAGGCGAGGGGTTTTCGGCATGCTGTATGCGCATAAAAACGTGGGCAGAGCGTTGTGCGTATCGCAGGAATGCGAGAACGAGTGCGAGCCTGCCCGGCCAACGTACGCAGCGTTTCACCACGTCTCCACGTTGTCCTGCCATCCGGAGTCGCGGTTGGGCGACGGCGATCCGGCTGCGCTGGGCGCCAAGTGCATCGTGACGGCGATGTTCTGCGACATCCGGGGTTTCTCGAAGATAGCGGAGGATTTTCCGCCCGATGCCCTGGTAAGCCTGTTGAACGAGCATTTCGAGGCGATGACGGAAACTCTGTTCGACCATCACGGGGCGTTGGATAAGTGCTTCGGCGACGAGATGATGGCGGTCTTTTGCGGCATGGAGACCAAGGAGGCCGATGCGGCGTGTTGTGTCCGCGCTGCGCTGGCCATGCAGCAGAGGAACCGCGAACTCAACACGATTAGGAGGAAGAAGAAGCAGCCGACCTTTGGGCTCGGCATTGGGATAAACACGGGCGTAGTGATTGCGGGCTATGTGGGGTCTCCGCTTCTTCGCGAGTTCACCGTGGTTGGCGATACAGTCAATACGGCGCGGCGGCTGTGTTCGATCGCCATGCCCGGCCAGATCCTTGTGGAAGAGGCTACCTATGAAATGGTGGCATCGGAGGTTCAGGCCATCGCGATGGGTCCTGTGGTGTTAAGAGGCAAATCGAGGACCGTGCATCCTTACCAAGTTACGGGGTCGTTGCAGGAAAAAATGCTCATATGCCGTTAATCGGATATTTGAAACGATTACGAAGGTGTCCGCTTTAGGGAAAGCAGCAGGTTGTGAGTGAGAAAACAATGGGTGTCCGGAAAACGTACAGTCTTGCGGGACTGAAACTGAAAGGAGGCGAAGTCACCGTGCTGACACGAGAAGGCACCGGCTGGAAAGGGGCAGAGGGGTTCTCCGATCCCTGCGCGGGGGTTGCCTTTGATGTCGCCGGGAAGGCAAGGGATACAAACGAATTGACACGGACGTCGTCCCATCTCGTTGCATGGTATCTATGCCAATTCTTGGGATGCCATCTGGTGAGAAAGTCGTATGTACCCAGGAACAGAGTGTTTGGAGGAGTCGCCTACAAAACGGTCTGGTGGCTGCGTTATTGACGCTCAGAGGGTAGGGAATGTCCTGTCTATTCTTCTCGGGAGAGGGAAGGGCCTTTAGTAATCTTTTGCGTCAGGCATGCAGGCAAGGAGGGAACGAGACGAGGGTACCCTTTACTCCCGGGCGCCAGGGGAAGCGCTGGGGGTGGTTTTTTTGTCGCGACACGTCTTGGCTTCTCGAAAGCGGGGGCGCCGGGCATCATCGCAATGGCATATCGTTTGGAGGCGGAACCCCTTCCCCTCGCCGCATTCGTGGGGTTTGGACAAGCGCGCGTTACGACACACGCGCGTAGGCGTCTCACGGGTGCAATGACTGTCCACCCTCTGATAAACTCACCGCGGAGCATGTGGCCATTCGAGTCACGGGCCAGGGAAAGATTCCCTTTCCTCAGCGGCATCAGAGGAGACGTCCACCATGGCGAAACAGGAGAAGCCCTTCACGGAGAACCGCACGCACACCAGCCCGGGAGAGCAACCCGGTTTGCAGCCGGTTCCGGCATGCGGGTGCGGCCCTTCGGGATGTTGTGGCGCCCCGGGGCGCAAAGGTATTCGGCGCCGTGAGTTTCTGCAAGTGGCTGGCGGGGGCGTGCTGGCAGGTTCGCTGGGACATCCGGCGGCCATTATGGCGGGTCCGTTTGGCGCAGCGGATACCCGCGGGGGCCATCTTATTCCTGCCGACAAGAAACTTTCGCCGGAGTGGGTGCGCGGGCTCTTCGAGCGCGGGACGAAAGAAGCTTTCTCGGGTGCGGCCCTGGATGCGATAGGCATGCCCTGCGGCGGCATCGGGTCGGGCCAACTCTATCTTTGTGGCGATGGAACCCTTGGCGACTGGCAGATCTTCAACAATGCCCGGTCGTATTGGGTCGGGCAGACGAATTCCACGTACACCCACGAAGGGATCGCCAAGCCCTTCGAGCAGGGGTTCACCGTGGTGGCGGAGAAGCCGGGCGGCGCACGGGATTTCGCTTCGTTGAGCAGGGAGGGTTTCAGAGAAGTATCGTTCAAGGGTGAATACCCTATTGCGACGGTGACGTATTCGGGAGGGGATGCGCCGGTTTGTGCCGAAATGGAGGCCTATTCGCCATTTATTCCGTTGAATGCCCGCGAATCGTGTCTGCCCGCGACGGTGTTCAATATCACCATCGAGAATGTGTCGCCGGGACCGCTGACGGTGAGCGTGCTGGGCCGGCTGGAGAACGCGGTTGCGAACGAGTACAGGAACCAGGGTCCGGTCGTCGGGAAAACCCGCATAACGCGGACGGGGTCTCGCGGGCTGGTGTTGCACGCCTCGGAGGAGCCGCCGAAGCCCGTCGAGCAGGCCGGGGCTGAACGCGAGCCGCTCGTGTTCGAGACCTTCGAAGGCGATGATTACGGCGACTGGACGGCGTCGGGCGAGGCGTTCGGCGAGAAGCCCGCGCGGGGCACTTTAGCAGGCCAGCAGGCGGTGAGCGGGTACCAAGGCGAAGGCCTTGTGAATACGTTCCTGGGAGGCGACGAACCGACCGGGCGGCTGGTCTCGCCGGCATTCACCATCAACCGGAAGTTCATCAACTTTCTGATTGGAGGCGGTTCGGATAAGGAGAAGACCTGCATGAACCTCGTCGTAGGCGGCGCCGTTGCGCGCACGGCTACGGGCAGAAATGACGAGGCCCTCTCATGGCACGCTTGGGACGTCAGCGATATCCAGGGCAAAGAAGCGCATCTCGAGATTGTGGACGACGCCAGCGGACCGTGGGGGCATATCAACATCGACCAGATCGAGTTTGCCGACAAAGCGCGTAAACCGGAGATGCCGCCGCTCAAGGATGCGCGCGATTACGGGACGATGGCTTTGGCATGCATGGAGGCGCTGGAGCCGGGCGTTCTCGAAAGCCGGATATATCCCGCCGGCGCGCCCGAGACCTATCTCATCGAAGGGGAACACACCTACGCGCTTGAACAGAAGCGCCTGGGGTTGCTGAGCACACAGGACGTGCGGTTGGAACCGGGCGGGAAACACACCTTCACGTACGTCGTTGCATGGCATTTCCCCAATCAGGAGCAGGAGAATGGGCATTATTACGCCGCGCGGTTCGAGGATGCGGCCGCAGTAGCGAACTGCGCGCTCGACAATCACGAGCGTCTCACGGCGGACACCCGTCTCTGGCGCGACACGTATTACGACAGTTCGTTGCCGTATTGGCTTCTCGACAGGCTGCACTCGACGCTGTCGTATCTCGCCACGGGCACATGCCAGTGGTGGAAAAATGAGCGGTTCTATGCGTACGAGGGCGTAACGTGTTGTGCCGGCAACTGCACGCATGTTTGGAACTACGCTCATGGCCACGCGCGCCAGTTCCCCGAGCTGGCCCGCAGCGTGCGCGAAATGCAGGATTTCAATCCCCGGGAGAACGGCGGCGGATTTCATACCGACACGGGTCTGGTAGGTTTCCGCAGCAACGATGCGTACGCCGCGGACGGCCAGTGCGGAACGATCCTGAAGGCCTATCGCGAGCACCTCATGTCGGCCGACGACGCGTTTCTGAAACGAAACTGGCCGAGCATCAAGAAGGCTTTGGAATTTTCGATTGGCCACGACGCGAACGACGACGGGTTGATCGAAGACGAGCAGCACAACACCTACGACATCAATTACCACGGGGCCAATACGTTTGTCGGGTCGCTGTATCTTGCCGCGTTGCGCGCCGGCGAGGAAATGGCGAAAGAAATGGGCGACACGGCGTTTGCCGGCCGCGCCCGCAGGATATTCGAGAGCGGCAGGGACCTGACCCTCAAACGGCTATGGAACGGTGAGTACTTTGTGCAAGATGTGAGTCTCGAGGAGTACCCGAAGCACCAATACAAGGACGGTTGCCTTTCGGATCACCTGTTCGGCCAGGGTTGGGCGCACCAGTTGGGTCTCGGGTACATTTATCCGAAAGAGAACGTGCGCACGGCCCTTCAGTCGATCTGGAAATACAACTGGGCGCCGGACATCACGCCCTACAACGACGAGCACCC
Coding sequences within:
- a CDS encoding sugar ABC transporter substrate-binding protein, with the translated sequence MFAKRGILLLPLVLAGCLQEPARTGPGEPRVAVDVWSWNIAAGSLMALVPEFERQHPEVEIRIDMTGAQMQSRFLLSLIAGVGAPDISQLQLVDAPKFAPSGALMDLTDKAAQYADKFSPSFWDNCLHEGRVYAIPWDMGPCAVFYKRDLFARYSVDPETIETWDDYIAAGKHIVEASGGQTRMLALSVSGLFQFFEILMQQTGGGVFDPEGRIIICSQENVAALEVLRALLGADITASINVSGPEYYASFQNDAIATYPLAVWLGGSIKDYAAPSAGNWGVFRLPAVVPGGLRTSNLGGSVLVIPEQCKKKEEAWKYVEYVLCTKEAQLEQYRNFDLFPCLMTTFDDPFFDEPDPFYGGQKVRRLFAEDIERIPTLTRTKDWNEAMRYITQALSAWETNKLDHRAFLSQMAVKLERQLGRALAPGCEPTEGG
- a CDS encoding glycerophosphodiester phosphodiesterase family protein; protein product: MSKQGIRNWRLAAGLALFGMCVQAMAANTPPPSANTDALAHPNARPRGPGKIVIAHRGASGYLPEHTLAAYAMAYALGSDYIEQDLVFTKDGQFICLHDIELDATTNVEEVFPERKRENGKYYAADFTLAEIRQLRVESRMPSRFEPRLDGFRVATFVEAIELIQALNASTGRGVGLYPELKQPAWHREQGLPMEAAFMEIVTRYGYKGPDARIYVQCAEAASLKQMRTELGSKLPQVLLIGGKNPDMPLLQAEGLAEIASYAQGIGPARTLLEQRPEIVSLAHSAGLLVHPYTFFKELVASKYPSFDYELRHYYFVYDVDGLFTDFPDAAYEALCAGKP
- a CDS encoding beta-galactosidase, encoding MRFTKTIPHILTVFLLAFAGSLDAAALSMEGTAAIETFDSEGALATLEPKDAACRIVDAPGGAGSALEATFQAVKRPVIALRGPEAGWDFATAAGVAIRVENPGDAPVTMEITAFGKTAGGKPRTIDGKAIIGAGQSDWLRVYFSNDGRGPYWGMHGIPVIGPVSRTMPGMAAETRLTTASSVTVAVREPGKEVRLLLDDFVTFEEDSPVAFLVPMPFVDKFGQYIQAEWPGKIHSEADLRARHEKELAALEAAPVVAGQDALGGWADGPQLEATGWFRTEKRDGKWWLVTPEGHLFLSWGVNCIYPGDMTFITGRKSWFEWLPEKDGPFSEFLGSHRALMLADAIGGEGQTVRFYAMNQKRTFGDAWEQEFRSLAFKRLRAWGFNTIANWSMREALEESTMPFTVTTGSGGGRVLEASSGYWGKMMDVFDPEFPVRVDGNVRRDAAPFAANPLVVGYFVDNEMSWVAIASSTLSCPPEQPARVVFIDRLKAKYETVEALNAAWGIAAESWDAVRLPQKETSASKADAEEFEYAFAHHYFQTIAEAIDKYAPNQLYLGCRFTPVYCPKPVLQACADVVDVVSINFYLPQVPPAILSDIDKPVVIGEFHFGALDRGMFHTGLCAAANQDERGKLYGQYVRSVAEHPNFVGCHWFKYTDQPLTGRSLDGENYSIGLVTGVDVPHETFLKYVKDAHTGIYAHRQNH
- a CDS encoding adenylate/guanylate cyclase domain-containing protein; translation: MLYAHKNVGRALCVSQECENECEPARPTYAAFHHVSTLSCHPESRLGDGDPAALGAKCIVTAMFCDIRGFSKIAEDFPPDALVSLLNEHFEAMTETLFDHHGALDKCFGDEMMAVFCGMETKEADAACCVRAALAMQQRNRELNTIRRKKKQPTFGLGIGINTGVVIAGYVGSPLLREFTVVGDTVNTARRLCSIAMPGQILVEEATYEMVASEVQAIAMGPVVLRGKSRTVHPYQVTGSLQEKMLICR
- a CDS encoding GH116 family glycosyl hydrolase is translated as MAKQEKPFTENRTHTSPGEQPGLQPVPACGCGPSGCCGAPGRKGIRRREFLQVAGGGVLAGSLGHPAAIMAGPFGAADTRGGHLIPADKKLSPEWVRGLFERGTKEAFSGAALDAIGMPCGGIGSGQLYLCGDGTLGDWQIFNNARSYWVGQTNSTYTHEGIAKPFEQGFTVVAEKPGGARDFASLSREGFREVSFKGEYPIATVTYSGGDAPVCAEMEAYSPFIPLNARESCLPATVFNITIENVSPGPLTVSVLGRLENAVANEYRNQGPVVGKTRITRTGSRGLVLHASEEPPKPVEQAGAEREPLVFETFEGDDYGDWTASGEAFGEKPARGTLAGQQAVSGYQGEGLVNTFLGGDEPTGRLVSPAFTINRKFINFLIGGGSDKEKTCMNLVVGGAVARTATGRNDEALSWHAWDVSDIQGKEAHLEIVDDASGPWGHINIDQIEFADKARKPEMPPLKDARDYGTMALACMEALEPGVLESRIYPAGAPETYLIEGEHTYALEQKRLGLLSTQDVRLEPGGKHTFTYVVAWHFPNQEQENGHYYAARFEDAAAVANCALDNHERLTADTRLWRDTYYDSSLPYWLLDRLHSTLSYLATGTCQWWKNERFYAYEGVTCCAGNCTHVWNYAHGHARQFPELARSVREMQDFNPRENGGGFHTDTGLVGFRSNDAYAADGQCGTILKAYREHLMSADDAFLKRNWPSIKKALEFSIGHDANDDGLIEDEQHNTYDINYHGANTFVGSLYLAALRAGEEMAKEMGDTAFAGRARRIFESGRDLTLKRLWNGEYFVQDVSLEEYPKHQYKDGCLSDHLFGQGWAHQLGLGYIYPKENVRTALQSIWKYNWAPDITPYNDEHPPFRWFISPGQAGLLTCTWPHSEFLAEGTLYHSEVWTGIEYQVAGHLAAEGFVEEALAMCRAVHDRYHPNLKNPYNEVECGDHYARALASWGVYLALAGFEYHGPKGHLGFAPKVTPEAFKAAFTWAEGWGTFEQSRSGSAQTGRIALKWGKLRAKTFTFALAEGKTAASVTVKAAGKPVDASSNVADGRVTVTLAQDVTIQQGEAFEVVIA